One part of the Anopheles coustani chromosome 2, idAnoCousDA_361_x.2, whole genome shotgun sequence genome encodes these proteins:
- the LOC131264440 gene encoding muscle calcium channel subunit alpha-1-like, which yields MTSAEDSMLADQQLKHLQSIPFGAQSGESTNSNPARNSHKLKDVLSSGNKLIGAFHSPDLVGSFAPPVPAGHVQQREQHSQLLGILNKSFSRNKSPASEKSPKGDGDQEGRALNQPADATAGKKPVSKKSALASSAQRPAKKGPSRSFFLKRQHSLSDVWQTTLKSTTAMSQAAARMEDADMNGGGMGGGPHASGASLLADGASKTLGATGGGAINVGGTTIPIAPKKPTRRAGVKPQPDRPMRALFCLTRTNPLRKLCIAIVEWKPFEYLILLTIFANCVALAVYTPFPNSDSNSTNAALEKIEYIFLVIFTAECIMKLIAYGFILHPGSYLRNGWNILDFTIVVIGMISTALSNLMKEGFDVKALRAFRVLRPLRLVSGVPSLQVVLNSILRAMVPLLHIALLVLFVIIIYAIIGLELFSGKLHKSCFHNETGEIMDDPHPCGEDGFHCDTISPEMVCRYYWEGPNFGITNFDNFGLSMLTVFQCVTLEGWTDMLYYIEDAMGSSWQWVYFISMVILGAFFVMNLILGVLSGEFSKERTKAKNRGDFQKLREKQQNDEDFCGYLDWITQAEDIDPDNEASGLQEGKTKNTIELDSSDNLGEDGEVRQESWCARKRKSFERVNRRLRRACRKAVKSQAFYWLIIILVFLNTGVLATEHYRQPPWLDDFQENTNMFFVALFTMEMLLKMYSLGFQVYFASLFNRFDCFVVIGSIGEMILTSTQIMPPLGVSVLRCVRLLRVFKVTKYWQSLSNLVASLLNSIQSIASLLLLLFLFIVIFALLGMQVFGGKFNFNSSVDKPRSNFDSFVQSLLTVFQILTGEDWNTVMYDGIQAYGGVASMGIIASIYFIILFICGNYILLNVFLAIAVDNLADADSLTTVEKDEGDNPEEGEEKLSHEPTPTEHGDDGFMDHDKDNLDSDNDPMNMSDEYEGHDSESKIPVAEDDEGYEEQDTQGETFDEPPTASARPRRLSELSVKKSKKPIPKANSLLLFSPTNRFRIFCHWLCNHSTFGNIILVCIMFSSAMLAAEDPLNANSERNQILNYFDYFFTSVFTIELLLKLVSYGFLFHDGAFCRSAFNLLDLLVVCVSLISMFFSSGAISVIKILRVLRVLRPLRAINRAKGLKHVVQCVIVAVKTIGNIVLVTCLLQFMFAVIGVQLYKYVVKCVIVAIKTIGNIMLVTYLLQFMFAVIGVQLFKGKFFSCSDGSKMQESECHGTYLVYEDGNVDKPVSKERYWSRNRFHFDDVSKAMLTLFTVSTFEGWPGLLYVSIDSHEEDSGPIHNFRPIVAAYYIIYIIIIAFFMVNIFVGFVIVTFQNEGEQEYKNCDLDKNQRNCIEFALKAKPIRRYIPKHRIQYKVWWFVTSQPFEYMIFILIMINTITLSMKFYRQPEIYTEVLDLLNLIFTAVFALEFVFKLAAFRFKNYFGDAWNVFDFIIVLGSFIDIVYSEVNVSKGMKGGSSIISINFFRLFRVMRLVKLLARGEGIRTLLWTFIKSFQALPYVALLIVMLFFIYAVIGMQVFGKIAMDDETSIHRNNNFQTFPQAVLVLFRSATGEAWQDIMLDCSARPGEVNCDAKSDDAGSPDGCGSSIAFPYFISFYVLCSFLIINLFVAVIMDNFDYLTRDWSILGPHHLDEFVRLWSEYDPDAKGRIKHLDVVTLLRKISPPLGFGKLCPHRVACKRLVSMNMPLNSDGTVLFNATLFAVVRTSLKIKTEGNIDDANAELRTTIKQIWKRTNPKLLDQVVPPPGVDDEVTVGKFYATFLIQDYFRRFKKRKENDNKLNSDQNKRRTMTLQAGLRTLHEAGPELKRAISGNLEEIGDDNPEPSHRRNHTLFGNVWSSIRRPGPFGSKQKWNSNNNKMSATSMAASAAMHTVLTGPSEGQNHEQKPKQNCVSNSTAGYSHIAESILHAVHDDPMMRTGNGNGLRPPGSNAGVNRNGAGGPGDIPLRPLVLDDTSFRRTPTNATSINIGSQNMSMADGRADGRIDNFEKDRLIYSTPSSPRDMHKTSSEVIGSAESLVGRVLAQQGLGKYCDLDLVHCAQMEMQEALDMTQEEMDLAAHELMLEERFNRKAGTPARNQPRRGANNRHQEPLL from the exons ATGACTTCTGCAGAAGATAGTATGCTCGCGGATCAGCAgttgaaacatcttcaaagcaTTCCGTTTG GAGCCCAATCGGGGGAATCGACAAACTCGAATCCGGCACGCAACAGTCACAAGTTGAAGGATGTGCTGTCGTCGGGGAATAAATTGATCGGTGCATTTCACAGCCCCGACCTCGTCGGTTCGTTTGCTCCGCCAGTACCAGCGGGCCATGTGCAGCAGCGGGAGCAACATAGTCAGCTTCTTGGCATACTAAACAAGTCCTTCTCGCGGAACAAATCGCCGGCGTCGGAGAAATCCCCCAAAGGAGACGGCGACCAGGAAGGGCGTGCTTTAAATCAACCGGCGGACGCTACAGCGGGCAAGAAACCAGTCTCGAAGAAATCGGCGCTAGCATCGTCAGCACAGCGACCGGCCAAGAAGGGACCGTCGCGTTCGTTTTTCCTCAAACGACAACACTCGCTGTCCGATGTATGGCAAACGACCCTCAAGTCGACTACGGCAATGAGTCAAGCGGCAGCGAGAATGGAGGACGCCGATATGAACGGCGGTGGCATGGGGGGCGGACCACACGCCTCCGGAGCGTCCTTGTTGGCTGACGGAGCCTCGAAAACGCTGGGAGCAACAGGTGGTGGTGCCATCAATGTTGGCGGCACGACCATACCGATTGCACCCAAAAAACCAACGCGACGTGCCGGTGTCAAGCCACAGCCGGATCGGCCGATGCGGGCTTTGTTTTGTCTGACTCGTACCAATCCGCTTCGGAAGCTATGTATCGCAATAGTCGAATGGAA ACCCTTCGAATACTTGATCCTGCTGACTATTTTTGCCAATTGTGTTGCCTTAGCTGTATACACCCCATTTCCTAACAGTGATTCCAATAGCACGAACGCGGCACTGGAGAAGATCGAGTATATTTTTTTAGTGATTTTTACTGCTGAGTGCATAATGAAGCTGATCGCATACGGGTTCATACTGCATCCGGGGTCGTACCTACGGAACGGATGGAACATACTTGATTTCACAATTGTTGTTATAGG CATGATATCGACCGCACTTTCAAATCTCATGAAGGAAGGATTTGATGTGAAAGCTCTTCGCGCATTTCGTGTCCTTCGTCCCTTGCGATTGGTGTCAGGAGTTCCTA GTTTACAAGTCGTTCTCAATTCGATCTTACGTGCCATGGTGCCTTTACTACACATAGCCCTGCTGGTATTGTTTGTGATAATCATCTACGCTATCATAGGACTAGAGCTTTTCTCGGGAAAATTACACAAATCTTGTTTCCACAATGAAACTG GTGAAATTATGGATGATCCACATCCCTGCGGAGAAGACGGGTTTCATTGTGACACTATATCGCCGGAAATGGTATGCCGATACTACTGGGAGGGGCCGAACTTCGGCATCACCAACTTCGATAACTTTGGTCTATCGATGTTGACGGTGTTCCAGTGTGTAACATTGGAGGGCTGGACCGATATGCTATACTAC ATCGAAGATGCTATGGGAAGCAGCTGGCAATGGGTTTACTTCATTTCGATGGTCATTTTGGGTGCATTCTTCGTGATGAACCTTATTCTCGGTGTGTTGAGCGGAGAGTTTTCGAAGGAGCGTACGAAGGCAAAGAATCGTGGAGATTTTCAAAAGCTACGCGAGAAGCAACAAAACGATGAAGATTTTTGCGGATACTTGGATTGGATCACACAAGCCGAAGATATCGATCCTGATAACGAGGCCAGTGGGTtgcaagaaggaaaaacgaaaaatacgattgagCTAGATTCATCGGACAACCTTGGCGAAGACGGTGAAGTACGACAGGAGTCATGGTGTGCCCGGAAACGAAAATCTTTCGAGCGCGTCAATAGACGCTTACGTCGCGCATGCCGTAAGGCAGTCAAATCCCAGGCGTTTTACTGGCTGATTATTATACTGGTATTCCTAAACACTGGTGTGCTTGCCACGGAGCACTATCGGCAGCCGCCATGGCTCGATGACTTTCAAG aaaacacaaacatgttCTTCGTGGCCCTGTTCACGATGGAGATGTTACTTAAGATGTACAGTTTGGGCTTTCAAGTATATTTCGCGTCCTTGTTCAATCGGTTCGATTGCTTTGTCGTTATTGGAAGCATAGGAGAGATGATACTTACCAGTACTCAAATCATGCCCCCACTCGGGGTTTCTGTGCTGCGATGTGTACGCTTGCTACGTGTGTTCAAAGTAACCAA GTACTGGCAATCACTGTCCAATTTAGTAGCATCACTGCTGAACTCTATACAATCCATTGCATCCCTCCTTttgctgctgtttttgttcattgttATATTTGCGCTTTTGGGTATGCAGGTCTTTGGAGGAAAGTTTAACTTTAACAGCTCCGTCGACAAGCCTCGTTCAAACTTCGATAGCTTCGTACAAAGCTTATTGACGGTATTTCAA ATATTAACCGGTGAAGATTGGAATACTGTAATGTACGATGGAATTCAGGCCTATGGAGGTGTAGCTTCAATGGGCATCATTGCCAGCATTTACTTCATAATTTTGTTCATATGTGGTAACT ATATTCTCTTAAATGTGTTCTTGGCTATTGCTGTGGATAATTTGGCCGATGCGGATTCGCTGACGACTGTCGAAAAGGACGAAGGAGACAATCCGGAGGAAGGCGAGGAAAAACTATCTCATGAGCCAACTCCAACCGAGCATGGTGACGACGGATTTATGGATCATGACAAAGACAATCTGGATTCTGATAATGATCCAATGAACAT GTCTGATGAGTACGAAGGACATGATTCCGAATCAAAAATACCAGTGGCTGAGGATGACGAGGGTTATGAAGAGCAAGATACTCAAG GTGAGACTTTCGATGAACCTCCGACTGCATCTGCTCGCCCACGTCGTTTATCGGAGCTGAGtgtaaaaaaatcgaaaaaacctATTCCTAAAGCAAACTCACTGCTTCTTTTCTCCCCAACGAACAG GTTCCGCATATTTTGCCACTGGCTCTGCAACCACAGTACGTTTGGCAACATTATTCTGGTGTGCATCATGTTCTCATCAGCCATGCTTGCTGCGGAAGACCCCTTGAATGCCAATAGCGAACGGAACCAGATATTGAACTACTTCGACTATTTCTTTACATCGGTGTTCACGATCGAGCTGCTCCTGAAATTGGTATCGTATGGTTTTCTCTTTCACGACGGTGCATTCTGCAGATCGGCGTTCAATTTACTGGATCTGCTTGTCGTATGCGTGTCATTAATATCAATGTTCTTCAG TTCTGGTGCGATCTCTGTGATAAAAATTCTACGAGTTCTACGAGTGCTCCGACCATTGCGTGCAATTAATCGTGCAAAAGGATTAAAG CATGTTGTGCAATGCGTTATAGTAGCAGTAAAGACAATCGGCAATATTGTGCTGGTCACTTGCTTGCTACAGTTTATGTTCGCCGTTATCGGAGTGCAGTTGTATAAG TACGTAGTGAAATGTGTGATAGTTGCCATAAAAACTATCGGCAACATTATGCTAGTGACGTACCTCTTGCAGTTTATGTTTGCTGTGATAGGAGTACAATTGTTCAAG GGCAAATTTTTCTCGTGTTCCGATGGATCGAAAATGCAGGAATCAGAATGTCA tggAACATACCTGGTGTATGAAGATGGCAACGTAGATAAACCTGTTTCAAAAGAAAGATATTGGTCGCGAAACCGATTCCACTTCGATGATGTATCGAAGGCGATGTTAACATTGTTCACCGTATCTACGTTTGAAGGATGGCCTGG TTTGCTGTATGTATCAATCGACTCACATGAGGAAGATTCGGGCCCGATACATAATTTCCGACCAATTGTAGCGGCGTACTACATCATCTACATCATTATCATTGCGTTCTTTATGGTGAACATCTTCGTTGGTTTCGTTATCGTTACATTCCAAAACGAAGGTGAACAGGAGTACAAGAACTGCGATTTAGACAAGAATCAACGCAACTGCATAGAGTTCGCACTGAAGGCGAAACCGATACGACGGTACATACCGAAGCACCGAATACAGTATAAAGTCTGGTGGTTTGTTACGTCGCAGCCTTTCGAGTATATGATATTTATATTGATCATGATCAACACCATCACACTTTCTATGAAGTTTTACCGACAACCGGAGATCTATACAGAGGTCCTCGATTTACTGAATCTCATCTTTACGGCGGTGTTCGCCttggagtttgtttttaaattagcaGCCTTTAGATTTAAG AACTATTTTGGAGACGCATGGAAcgtgtttgattttataattGTACTCGGAAGTTTTATCGATATCGTGTACTCGGAAGTTAACGTTAGTAAAGGAATGAAG GGTGGATCGAGCATTATCTCCATCAACTTCTTCCGACTGTTTCGCGTGATGCGATTGGTGAAACTGCTTGCCAGAGGTGAAGGTATCCGCACTCTTTTGTGGACATTTATCAAGTCCTTCCAAGCACTGCCATATGTTGCGCTTTTGATAGTGATGTTATTCTTCATCTACGCCGTCATCGGAATGCAG GTGTTTGGAAAAATAGCAATGGATGATGAAACGTCCATACACCGAaacaacaacttccaaacattTCCGCAAGCCGTACTGGTTCTGTTCCGATCGGCAACCGGCGAGGCCTGGCAAGACATTATGTTGGACTGCTCGGCTCGCCCTGGCGAGGTGAACTGCGATGCCAAATCTGATGACGCTGGGTCGCCCGACGGTTGCGGCTCCAGCATCGCCTTTCCGTACTTCATCTCGTTCTACGTGCTCTGCTCGTTCCTGATCATCAACCTGTTCGTGGCCGTCATCATGGACAACTTCGACTATCTGACGCGTGACTGGTCGATTCTGGGTCCGCACCATCTGGACGAGTTCGTGCGCCTCTGGAGCGAGTACGATCCGGACGCGAAGGGGCGCATCAAGCACCTGGACGTGGTGACGCTGCTGCGCAAGATATCGCCCCCACTCGGTTTCGGCAAGCTATGTCCGCACCGGGTGGCCTGCAAACGGCTGGTGTCGATGAACATGCCACTCAACAGTGACGGAACAGTGCTGTTCAACGCGACCCTGTTCGCGGTGGTGCGCACCTCGCTGAAGATCAAAACCGAGGGCAACATCGACGACGCCAACGCCGAGCTCCGCACGACAATCAAGCAGATCTGGAAGCGAACCAACCCGAAGCTTCTCGATCAGGTCGTACCGCCGCCTGGCGTAGACGACGAGGTGACGGTGGGCAAGTTCTACGCCACCTTCCTCATCCAGGACTACTTCCGGCGGTTCAAGAAACGCAAGGAAAACGACAATAAGCTCAACAGTGACCAAAACAAGAGGCGAACAATGACGTTGCAGGCGGGTTTGCGGACGCTGCATGAGGCCGGCCCAGAGTTGAAGCGTGCCATTTCCGGCAACCTGGAGGAGATCGGTGATGACAATCCGGAACCTTCACACAGG CGCAACCATACATTGTTTGGTAATGTATGGTCATCGATACGCCGACCGGGTCCATTTGGATCGAAGCAAAAGTGGAactcaaacaacaacaaaatgtcCGCCACGTCGATGGCCGCTTCGGCCGCCATGCACACAGTTCTAACTGGTCCGAGCGAAGGGCAAAACCatgaacaaaaaccaaagcaGAACTGCGTCAGCAACAGTACAGCAGGATATAGCCATATCGCGGAGAGCATCCTTCATGCCGTGCACGACGATCCGATGATGCGTACTGGCAATGGCAACGGGCTCAGACCACCGGGCAGTAATGCCGGGGTCAACCGCAACGGGGCAGGAGGCCCAGGTGACATCCCACTACGACCGCTAGTTTTGGACGATACGAGCTTTAGACGGACTCCGACCAA TGCTACTAGTATTAACATCGGCTCGCAGAACATGTCCATGGCAG